A section of the Primulina eburnea isolate SZY01 chromosome 1, ASM2296580v1, whole genome shotgun sequence genome encodes:
- the LOC140825144 gene encoding uncharacterized protein isoform X2, giving the protein MRGGRKNLKRAVTEEMVTLQQGQSIMQVVDLRGSNLIEVMDAKGYKLLAIFPAKFQKSMWFKRGSFIVIDESGREEAAESGRKVGGIVTQVLYHDQVRLLQKSPEWPQIFRFNPQEDSKLQLQSNTSQNDDESSSGDDGLPPLEANTNRLNPMGSRVDTESDSESDSAKN; this is encoded by the exons ATGAGAGGAGGAAGGAAGAATCTTAAGAGAGCAGTCACGGAAGAGATGGTGACTCTGCAGCAAGGTCAAAGTATAATGCAAGTTGTGGACCTCAGGGGATCCAATCTTATCGAG GTGATGGACGCAAAAGGGTATAAATTACTGGCAATCTTCCCAGCAAAGTTCCAGAAAAGCATGTGGTTTAAACGAG GGAGTTTTATTGTGATTGATGAAAGTGGGAGAGAAGAGGCTGCTGAATCTGGTAGAAAAGTGGGAGGCATCGTTACCCAAGTTCTTTATCACGACCAAGTTCGTCTGCTTCAAAAATCACCAGAATG GCCACAGATTTTCAGATTCAATCCCCAAGAAGACTCCAAGCTGCAATTGCAGTCAAATACTTCCCAAAACGACGATGAAAGTTCTAGTGGGGATGATGGACTTCCTCCTTTGGAAGCCAACACGAACAGGCTAAATCCTATGGGATCTCGTGTCGACACTGAATCAGATTCGGAATCAGATTCTGCTAAAAATTAG
- the LOC140825139 gene encoding ABC transporter I family member 6, chloroplastic-like, giving the protein MAALCTPTLTFRSSAAGTHCRRFMWTPRTLRLQATVSVEIPPSSTSAGGGAPKLLLQVKDLSAVIAESKQPILKGVNLTVHEGEVHAVMGKNGSGKSTFAKVLVGHPDYEITGGNVTYKGQDLLEMEPEERAVAGLFMSFQSPVEIPGVSNIDFLNMAYNARRRKLGLPELGPIEFYGYVAPKLEIVNMKIDFLNRNVNEGFSGGERKRNEILQLAVLGADMAILDEIDSGLDVDALQDVAKSVNGLLTPSNSILIITHYLRLLEFIKPTYIHIMENGRIVKTGDVSLAEILEREGYKAISAA; this is encoded by the exons ATGGCAGCTCTCTGCACTCCAACCTTGACTTTCAGAAGCTCCGCCGCCGGCACTCACTGCCGTCGTTTTATGTGGACACCTCGAACCCTGAGGCTGCAAGCCACAGTCTCTGTTGAGATCCCGCCCTCCTCCACCTCAGCCGGCGGTGGCGCTCCGAAACTCCTGCTTCAAGTCAAAGATCTCTCCGCCGTAATCGCGGAGTCCAAGCAGCCCATTCTTAAAGGCGTTAATCTTACGGTTCACGAAGGCGAG GTTCATGCTGTGATGGGAAAGAATGGATCTGGGAAGAGTACATTCGCAAAG GTCCTTGTAGGTCATCCAGATTATGAAATTACAGGAGGCAATGTAACATATAAAGGTCAAGATTTGTTGGAGATGGAACCTGAGGAAAGAGCTGTGGCTGGATTGTTTATGAGTTTCCAGTCTCCTGTTGAGATTCCTGGAGTTAGCAATATCGACTTCTTAAACATGGCATACAATGCTCGAAGGAGAAAACTTGGGCTTCCGGAGCTTGGGCCAATTGAG TTCTATGGTTATGTGGCACCTAAGCTTGAGATTGTGAATATGAAGATAGATTTTTtgaatagaaatgtcaatgaAGGCTTCAGTGGTGGAGAAAGGAAGCGCAATGAGATTTTACAACTTGCG GTTCTTGGTGCAGACATGGCCATATTGGATGAAATTGATTCTGGTTTAGACGTTGATGCTCTTCAAGATGTAGCGAAATCAGTCAATGGGCTTCTGACTCCCAGtaattcaattttgattatCACCCACTATCTACGTCTTTTGGAGTTCATTAAACCGACTTATATTCACATAATG GAAAATGGCAGAATAGTGAAGACTGGGGATGTTTCCTTAGCCGAAATTCTGGAGAGAGAAGGATACAAGGCAATTTCTGCTGCCTAG
- the LOC140825144 gene encoding uncharacterized protein isoform X1, whose translation MRGGRKNLKRAVTEEMVTLQQGQSIMQVVDLRGSNLIEVMDAKGYKLLAIFPAKFQKSMWFKRGSFIVIDESGREEAAESGRKVGGIVTQVLYHDQVRLLQKSPECSSQCRPQIFRFNPQEDSKLQLQSNTSQNDDESSSGDDGLPPLEANTNRLNPMGSRVDTESDSESDSAKN comes from the exons ATGAGAGGAGGAAGGAAGAATCTTAAGAGAGCAGTCACGGAAGAGATGGTGACTCTGCAGCAAGGTCAAAGTATAATGCAAGTTGTGGACCTCAGGGGATCCAATCTTATCGAG GTGATGGACGCAAAAGGGTATAAATTACTGGCAATCTTCCCAGCAAAGTTCCAGAAAAGCATGTGGTTTAAACGAG GGAGTTTTATTGTGATTGATGAAAGTGGGAGAGAAGAGGCTGCTGAATCTGGTAGAAAAGTGGGAGGCATCGTTACCCAAGTTCTTTATCACGACCAAGTTCGTCTGCTTCAAAAATCACCAGAATG TTCCTCCCAATGCAGGCCACAGATTTTCAGATTCAATCCCCAAGAAGACTCCAAGCTGCAATTGCAGTCAAATACTTCCCAAAACGACGATGAAAGTTCTAGTGGGGATGATGGACTTCCTCCTTTGGAAGCCAACACGAACAGGCTAAATCCTATGGGATCTCGTGTCGACACTGAATCAGATTCGGAATCAGATTCTGCTAAAAATTAG